In Ruminococcaceae bacterium BL-4, one DNA window encodes the following:
- a CDS encoding Type IA DNA topoisomerase yields MRLVISEKPSVAQSIAAVIGAKQRGDGFLEGNGYLVSWCLGHLAELASADAYDEKYAKWRREDLPILPGNWRFTVSGDKQKQFNILRTLMRRDDVEEIINACDAGREGELIFRTVYDMAGCSKPMKRLWISSMEDEAIRQGFADLKPGRDYDGLHQSALCRSKADWLVGINATRLFSVLYHRTLNVGRVMSPTLALIVQREAEISAFQPEPFYTVSLDCGGFAAIGDKLKAKPEAEAVTAACKDKAAIVKAVERKEKYEKPPALYDLTTLQRDANRLLGFTAQQTLDYLQSLYEKKLCTYPRTDSRFLTNDMEGTVPALASVAATICGADVPEKLNAGQVCDSAKVSDHHAVVPTSGAGKADCSALPAGEREILRLVSRQLLCAVGSPHQYAETAVMLDCAGYGFAAKGKTILVPGWKIYLQEQADKPLPELEEGQDIAVSSVSVKEGKTSPSKHYTEDTLLSAMETAGAKEMPDDAERKGLGTPATRAAILEKLVTTGFVERKKAKKTVNLIPSQVGVSLVTVLPEQLQSPLLTAEWENRLKQVEHGELEPDAFMNGICSMLRELVKTYAPAKGAEVLFPSGREVIGKCPRCGGSVTESRKGFFCENDSCQFGLWKDNRFFAAKKKVLTKAVAAALLKDGRVRLTGCYSEKTGKTYDATAILEDTGERVNFKLEFDSGTKKRDGT; encoded by the coding sequence ATGCGGCTTGTAATCAGTGAAAAGCCCTCGGTTGCCCAAAGCATCGCCGCCGTGATCGGCGCAAAGCAGCGCGGCGACGGGTTTCTGGAGGGTAACGGCTACCTCGTTTCATGGTGCCTCGGCCATCTCGCGGAGCTGGCAAGCGCCGACGCCTACGATGAAAAATACGCCAAGTGGCGGCGTGAGGATTTACCTATTCTTCCAGGGAACTGGCGGTTTACCGTAAGCGGGGACAAACAAAAGCAGTTCAATATTCTCCGCACCCTGATGCGCCGTGACGATGTGGAAGAAATTATCAATGCCTGTGACGCCGGACGCGAGGGCGAACTGATCTTCCGCACCGTGTACGACATGGCAGGCTGCTCCAAGCCGATGAAACGGCTCTGGATTTCCTCGATGGAGGACGAGGCCATCCGGCAGGGCTTTGCCGATTTGAAACCGGGCCGGGATTACGACGGGCTGCATCAGTCCGCGCTCTGCCGATCCAAGGCCGACTGGCTGGTTGGCATCAACGCGACGCGCCTGTTTTCGGTACTCTACCACCGCACCCTGAACGTCGGGCGCGTCATGTCACCGACGCTGGCGCTCATCGTGCAGCGGGAAGCGGAAATTTCCGCGTTTCAGCCGGAGCCGTTTTACACGGTCAGTCTCGATTGCGGCGGCTTTGCCGCCATCGGCGACAAGCTGAAAGCAAAGCCGGAAGCCGAGGCCGTTACCGCCGCCTGCAAGGACAAGGCGGCAATCGTCAAGGCCGTGGAGCGAAAAGAAAAGTACGAAAAGCCACCCGCGCTTTACGACCTGACCACCCTCCAGCGCGACGCCAACCGACTGCTCGGCTTTACCGCGCAGCAGACGCTGGACTATCTGCAATCGCTGTATGAAAAGAAACTCTGCACCTATCCCCGCACCGACAGCCGGTTCCTAACAAACGATATGGAAGGAACTGTTCCGGCGCTTGCATCCGTTGCCGCCACGATCTGCGGCGCGGATGTTCCAGAAAAGCTCAACGCCGGTCAGGTCTGCGACAGCGCGAAGGTCAGCGACCACCACGCCGTCGTTCCCACCTCCGGCGCGGGCAAAGCGGACTGTTCCGCGCTGCCTGCCGGGGAGCGTGAAATCCTGCGGCTCGTTTCCCGGCAGCTTCTCTGCGCGGTCGGCAGTCCGCACCAATACGCCGAAACCGCCGTCATGCTGGACTGCGCCGGGTACGGATTTGCCGCCAAGGGCAAGACGATACTCGTTCCGGGCTGGAAAATCTATTTGCAGGAACAGGCCGACAAGCCCCTGCCCGAACTGGAAGAGGGACAGGACATCGCTGTTTCCTCTGTTTCCGTCAAAGAGGGCAAAACCTCGCCATCCAAGCACTACACGGAGGATACGCTTCTTTCCGCAATGGAAACGGCGGGTGCGAAAGAGATGCCTGACGACGCGGAGCGCAAGGGCCTCGGCACCCCCGCCACCCGCGCGGCCATTTTGGAAAAGCTCGTTACCACCGGATTCGTGGAACGGAAAAAGGCCAAGAAAACCGTCAATCTCATCCCGTCACAAGTCGGCGTGTCGCTCGTCACCGTCCTGCCGGAACAGCTTCAATCCCCGCTGCTGACCGCCGAATGGGAAAACCGGCTCAAACAGGTGGAGCACGGCGAACTGGAGCCGGACGCCTTTATGAACGGGATTTGTTCCATGCTCCGGGAGCTGGTAAAAACCTATGCGCCGGCCAAAGGCGCGGAGGTGCTGTTCCCCTCCGGGCGCGAGGTAATCGGCAAATGCCCCCGCTGCGGCGGCAGCGTGACCGAAAGCAGAAAAGGCTTTTTCTGCGAAAACGACAGTTGCCAGTTCGGGCTTTGGAAGGACAACCGATTTTTCGCCGCCAAGAAAAAGGTACTGACAAAAGCCGTCGCCGCCGCGCTCCTGAAGGATGGGCGCGTAAGGCTCACCGGTTGCTATTCCGAGAAAACCGGCAAGACCTACGACGCGACGGCGATTTTGGAAGATACCGGGGAGCGCGTGAATTTCAAGCTGGAATTTGATTCAGGGACGAAAAAGCGTGACGGAACATGA
- a CDS encoding Immunoglobulin, with protein sequence MKLTKYERETIICYNEEEATASVYTHNKKLIQKLKRLSEKYPDKVKPERLEHRGAVSYLVPKRCVSVREPYNDQRREADSLRAKTAKIRPPDRSIRSENK encoded by the coding sequence ATGAAACTTACGAAATATGAGCGGGAGACGATCATCTGCTATAACGAGGAAGAAGCGACGGCCAGCGTTTACACGCACAATAAAAAACTCATTCAAAAGCTCAAACGGCTCTCGGAGAAATACCCCGACAAGGTGAAGCCGGAGCGACTGGAGCATCGAGGGGCCGTCAGCTATCTTGTTCCCAAACGCTGTGTCTCCGTCCGGGAACCGTATAACGATCAGCGGCGCGAAGCTGACAGTTTGAGGGCAAAAACAGCGAAAATACGGCCTCCCGACAGGAGCATACGCTCCGAAAACAAATAA